In the Desulfocurvus vexinensis DSM 17965 genome, one interval contains:
- a CDS encoding ERCC4 domain-containing protein — protein MNRVTVVVDTREQEPYAFESGCTEVVRRALPAGDYSVEGHEDSVAVERKTLEDFVSTVIRSRKRFTKELRRLSEYAAACVVVEADLRDILGGRYRSGAHPNAVLGALLSIVVDFGIPVFFCSDRQAACRFVEEFLHRYHRKVSRRCEQDQTTNP, from the coding sequence GTGAACCGGGTCACCGTCGTCGTCGACACGCGGGAGCAGGAACCCTACGCCTTTGAATCCGGTTGCACGGAGGTCGTCCGCCGCGCCCTCCCCGCCGGGGATTACTCCGTCGAGGGGCATGAGGATTCCGTGGCGGTGGAGCGAAAGACCCTTGAGGATTTCGTCTCCACCGTCATCCGATCCCGAAAGCGGTTCACAAAGGAACTGCGCCGCCTCTCCGAATACGCCGCCGCGTGCGTCGTGGTGGAAGCGGATCTCCGGGACATCCTCGGAGGCCGCTACCGCTCCGGAGCGCATCCCAACGCCGTCCTGGGAGCACTGCTTTCCATCGTCGTCGATTTCGGCATCCCGGTGTTTTTCTGCTCCGACCGGCAGGCTGCCTGCCGGTTCGTGGAGGAATTTCTACACAGGTATCACCGGAAGGTATCGAGACGATGCGAACAAGATCAAACAACCAATCCGTAA
- the recD2 gene encoding SF1B family DNA helicase RecD2 codes for MRTRSNNQSVTVRGRVETVFYAGPRFSAGRLTTADGDEVQFAGRLFARENEPVVLNGRWVTHPKYGRQFEVEGMEYDLDLDADGLANYLANHPEMKGIGPVKARLIAERFGHDFDRIISDEPGQIAEAARLSPDAVQKLRSEWLKTRETNKAITWLAAFDLTHHQVTSLVKKFGNDALGLLKADPYIIVREVRGFGFKRVDKIARKMGTAKDDPARIRAGVLHCVNESLDQGDCWIEFEELVDQANVLLVMDVLDSRDRIEQALDRLIDEKALVCVSHGGRFIVAKPEIRAMEEDLAKVFRNGGAPNPHFPGQDRLSDMVVETAPQLNAGQRQAAVTAIRHSISLISGGAGSGKTFTVSAITGVYEEQGLRVILAAPTGKAAKRLEQVVGHPAGTIHRLLGFNGKDYARGPDDPIDADVIIVDEVSMVDVPLAWHLFQSIDLERTAVVLVGDHNQLPPVGPGNLLRDLVQSRMVPTVLLDQVVRQAGILKENSIAVLNGEVRKTSDAEPSGRRAWYVVDQFTDQWDAQRFVLDLFENVLVERLGFDLLTDVQLLTPTHKGPLGTRDLNCELQRLVQRRLWNVEVPPTPPGRRPKFLAHDKVIQTRNNYEIGVMNGAMGVVLHVGRDGSLSVDFDGIPVEIEAGSPNLQDIQLAYALTIHKAQGSEFPCAVVVVHKAHSFMHHRNLLYTGVTRARQTTVLVGDRWGISNCARKRKQDDRRTFLSLLLDAGRLEESRVPATTGQ; via the coding sequence ATGCGAACAAGATCAAACAACCAATCCGTAACCGTCCGCGGCCGCGTCGAGACGGTCTTTTACGCCGGGCCGCGGTTTTCCGCAGGCCGTCTCACGACGGCCGACGGCGACGAAGTGCAATTCGCCGGAAGGCTCTTCGCCCGTGAGAACGAACCGGTTGTGCTGAACGGCCGCTGGGTGACACACCCGAAGTACGGCCGACAATTCGAGGTCGAGGGTATGGAATACGATCTCGATCTGGACGCCGACGGTCTCGCCAACTACCTGGCCAACCACCCGGAGATGAAAGGCATCGGCCCGGTCAAAGCCCGCTTGATCGCCGAACGCTTCGGTCATGATTTCGACCGGATCATCTCCGACGAGCCCGGACAAATCGCCGAGGCTGCAAGGCTGTCGCCGGATGCCGTACAGAAGCTCCGCTCAGAGTGGCTCAAGACGCGGGAGACCAACAAGGCGATCACCTGGTTGGCCGCCTTCGATCTCACCCATCACCAGGTAACGAGCCTGGTCAAGAAATTCGGCAACGACGCGTTGGGACTGCTCAAGGCAGATCCATACATCATCGTGCGCGAGGTCCGCGGCTTCGGGTTCAAGCGCGTGGACAAGATCGCCAGGAAGATGGGCACCGCCAAAGACGACCCCGCGCGTATCCGGGCCGGCGTTCTCCACTGCGTGAACGAATCGCTGGATCAAGGCGACTGCTGGATCGAGTTCGAGGAGTTGGTCGACCAAGCCAACGTGCTGCTGGTCATGGACGTCCTCGACAGCCGCGACCGTATCGAGCAGGCGCTTGACCGGCTCATCGACGAGAAAGCCCTGGTCTGCGTCTCCCACGGCGGGAGGTTCATCGTAGCCAAACCTGAAATCCGTGCGATGGAGGAGGACCTGGCAAAGGTCTTCCGGAACGGCGGAGCGCCCAATCCGCACTTCCCCGGCCAAGACCGGTTGTCCGACATGGTCGTGGAAACCGCGCCGCAGCTCAACGCGGGTCAGCGGCAGGCCGCCGTCACAGCGATTCGTCATTCGATTTCGCTCATCTCCGGCGGAGCGGGCAGCGGCAAGACCTTCACCGTATCCGCCATCACCGGCGTTTACGAGGAACAGGGGCTGCGCGTCATCCTGGCCGCGCCCACGGGCAAGGCCGCCAAGCGTCTCGAACAGGTCGTCGGACATCCGGCGGGCACGATCCACCGGCTGCTGGGTTTCAACGGCAAGGACTACGCCCGGGGACCGGACGATCCCATCGACGCCGACGTGATCATCGTCGACGAGGTCTCGATGGTGGATGTGCCCCTGGCTTGGCACCTCTTTCAGAGCATCGACCTCGAGCGGACCGCCGTTGTGCTGGTTGGAGACCACAACCAACTGCCTCCCGTCGGACCGGGCAATCTGTTGCGGGACCTGGTTCAGTCGCGGATGGTTCCCACGGTGCTCCTCGACCAGGTGGTACGGCAGGCCGGCATCCTGAAGGAGAACAGCATCGCCGTCTTGAATGGCGAGGTCCGCAAGACGAGCGACGCCGAACCCTCCGGCCGACGGGCTTGGTACGTGGTGGATCAGTTCACTGATCAATGGGACGCGCAGCGGTTCGTACTGGACCTCTTCGAGAATGTGCTCGTTGAACGCCTCGGGTTCGACCTGTTGACCGATGTCCAGCTTCTGACCCCGACCCACAAGGGACCGCTGGGAACACGCGATCTCAACTGCGAGCTTCAACGTCTGGTGCAGCGCAGACTCTGGAATGTCGAAGTGCCCCCGACGCCCCCCGGTCGCCGGCCCAAGTTTCTCGCGCATGACAAGGTCATCCAGACCCGGAACAACTACGAGATCGGCGTCATGAACGGCGCGATGGGCGTGGTGCTCCACGTCGGCCGAGACGGCTCTCTGAGCGTGGACTTCGACGGCATCCCGGTGGAGATCGAGGCCGGTTCGCCCAACCTGCAGGACATCCAACTCGCCTATGCCCTGACGATCCACAAGGCGCAGGGCTCCGAGTTTCCATGCGCCGTGGTGGTGGTCCACAAGGCCCACTCCTTCATGCACCACCGGAACCTTCTCTACACCGGCGTCACGCGGGCCAGACAGACGACGGTCCTCGTCGGGGACCGCTGGGGCATCTCGAACTGCGCCAGAAAGAGGAAACAGGACGACCGCCGAACGTTCCTCTCCCTCCTGCTGGATGCAGGTCGCCTTGAGGAATCCCGTGTTCCCGCGACGACCGGTCAGTAG